One genomic region from Phragmites australis chromosome 1, lpPhrAust1.1, whole genome shotgun sequence encodes:
- the LOC133920001 gene encoding proline-rich receptor-like protein kinase PERK8: protein MGYGYVDPFLRPQQAAVSAYVAPQGDYGQPQAQPAPRPPGCPYSSSASAPPVTASYHSWPPATSPPPVSSPPPASPPPESLPPSAPPPALSPPPPDAPPSLPPSPPPSPPQVEVRAPPPPLATDQPRVQPRVYPSPPPPSLPPPPPPTVSPPAPAPSHSSSLSPAPAAQAPAPAPARVAAYSPPPPRIASPPPPHYHVKPHNVMPHTPGKSYSKNSTRAASGSGKNIEISREAATTIVALAGLAMLSFVGATIWFVKKKRRRIEPPATLPTHQPAPPPPPNYIPSSAGSSLASDGFYLRSPGYPFMRSSTGSHGFPYSPADSGIGYSRMLFTPENLAAITNDFAEENLLGEGGFGCVYKGILPDGRPVAVKKLKIGNGQGEREFKAEVDTISRVHHRHLVSLVGYCILDVQRMLVYDFVPNNTLYYHLHVSEAALDWRTRVKIAAGAARGIAYLHEDCHPRIIHRDIKSSNILLDNNYEAQVSDFGLARLAADSNTHVTTRVMGTFGYLAPEYALSGKLTAKSDVYSFGVVLLELITGRKPVDASQPLGDESLVEWARPLLIQAIEHREFGDLPDPRMENKFDENEMFHMIGAAAACIRHSAPMRPRMGQVVRALDSLADSNLNNGLQPGRSEVFLEPQSEEIRLFQLREFGSRDCSDELSQASWKSRRDL, encoded by the exons ATGGGCTACGGGTACGTGGATCCCTTCCTGCGCCCGCAGCAGGCGGCGGTGTCCGCGTACGTCGCGCCGCAGGGGGACTACGGGCAGCCTCAGGCGCAGCCCGCTCCGCGGCCGCCGGGTTGCCCGTACTCGTCGTCCGCCTCGGCTCCGCCGGTCACCGCGTCATACCATTCTTGGCCTCCGGCGACGTCGCCTCCGCCGGTAAGTAGCCCACCTCCCGCGTCCCCTCCACCGGAATCATTGCCGccgtcggcgccgccgccggcattGTCGCCTCCCCCGCCTGACGCTCCTCCGTCGCTGCCGCCGTCCCCACCCCCGTCGCCGCCTCAAGTCGAGGTGCGCGCCCCGCCGCCCCCGCTGGCTACCGACCAGCCGCGAGTCCAGCCCCGCGTATACCCatcaccgccaccgccgtcccttcccccgccgccgcctcccaccGTTTCGCCACCAGCGCCGGCTCCATCCCACTCATCGTCGCTGTCGCCTGCTCCAGCTGCAcaagctccagctccagctcccgcGCGGGTTGCTGCTTATTCGCCTCCCCCGCCAAGAATCGCCTCTCCACCCCCTCCGCACTATCACGTCAAGCCGCATAATGTGATGCCGCACACCCCCGGGAAGTCCTACTCGAAAAACTCGACCCGCGCAGCTAGTGGGAGCGGCAAGAACATCGAGATATCGAGGGAGGCGGCCACTACCATTGTAGCACTCGCTGGTCTTGCAATGCTCAGCTTTGTCGGCGCCACCATTTGGTTCGTCAAGAAGAAGCGCCGTCGGATAGAGCCTCCAGCAACACTGCCCACACATCAACCAGCTCCTCCGCCACCGCCCAACTACATTCCATCGTCCGCTGGATCCTCACTAGCATCAG ACGGGTTCTACTTAAGATCACCGGGGTATCCTTTCATGAGGTCCAGTACTGGGAGCCATGGGTTTCCGTACTCGCCGGCTGACTCTGGGATTGGGTACTCCAGGATGCTGTTCACGCCAGAGAATTTAGCAGCAATCACAAATGACTTTGCAGAGGAAAACCTTTTAGGAGAAGGTGGATTCGGGTGTGTGTACAAGGGCATTTTACCAGACGGTCGCCCTGTGGCTGTCAAGAAACTCAAGATCGGGAATGGGCAAGGCGAGCGTGAGTTCAAGGCCGAAGTTGATACTATCAGCAGAGTACATCATAGACATTTGGTTTCGCTCGTAGGCTACTGCATCTTGGATGTCCAGAGGATGCTTGTTTATGATTTTGTTCCCAACAACACACTTTACTACCACCTCCATG TAAGTGAAGCAGCTCTTGATTGGCGAACGAGGGTTAAGATTGCAGCTGGAGCAGCTCGTGGAATCGCTTACCTGCATGAAGATT GTCATCCACGGATTATACATAGAGATATTAAATCATCCAATATTTTATTGGATAACAACTACGAAGCTCAG GTTTCTGATTTTGGACTTGCAAGGTTAGCGGCTGATTCCAATACACATGTCACCACACGTGTCATGGGGACGTTTGG GTATTTGGCTCCAGAGTATGCATTGTCCGGCAAGTTGACAGCAAAATCTGATGTATATTCTTTTGGAGTAGTTCTTCTGGAGCTTATTACGGGAAGAAAACCTGTTGATGCTTCTCAGCCGTTAGGAGATGAGAGTCTGGTCGAATGG GCTCGACCCCTTCTGATCCAAGCAATCGAACATAGGGAATTTGGGGACCTTCCTGACCCAAGGATGGAAAACAAGTTCGATGAAAACGAGATGTTTCATATGATAGGAGCTGCAGCTGCATGCATTCGACATTCTGCACCAATGAGACCGCGGATGGGGCAG GTGGTTAGAGCACTAGATAGTTTAGCAGACTCTAACTTGAACAATGGCCTTCAACCTGGTCGCAGTGAAGTATTCTTAGAACCACAATCCGAAGAGATTAGATTGTTCCAGCTGAGGGAATTTGGCAGCCGGGATTGTAGTGACGAGTTGAGCCAAGCTAGCTGGAAAAGTCGAAGAGATTTGTGA